The following proteins come from a genomic window of Enterococcus gilvus ATCC BAA-350:
- a CDS encoding DUF3841 domain-containing protein, with protein MANKVKVWTKQHEGILQVLDQTGRFLAQKNYIQQKMEDHAPLYLGVYEWYFHRASKIVPPPIDAKYPIWVSLSKEERIANSEGNVILEVELEKEQLLIVDLLKWGNIVNHLYIPKDLADQKEHARMLNTYGIDDVTAFMTPFYPNIKRKIEQSHDRLFDDTSVLGERKVGTIWEIRTEWITKIIR; from the coding sequence ATGGCAAATAAAGTAAAGGTTTGGACGAAACAGCATGAAGGCATTTTACAGGTGCTAGACCAAACAGGGCGTTTTCTGGCGCAAAAAAACTATATTCAGCAGAAAATGGAAGACCATGCCCCATTGTACCTTGGTGTGTATGAATGGTATTTTCATAGAGCTTCAAAGATTGTTCCGCCGCCCATCGATGCAAAATACCCGATCTGGGTCTCCCTTTCGAAAGAAGAAAGGATCGCGAACAGTGAAGGGAATGTTATTTTAGAGGTCGAACTGGAGAAAGAGCAGCTGCTCATTGTTGATCTGTTGAAGTGGGGCAATATCGTCAATCATTTGTATATCCCTAAAGATTTAGCGGATCAAAAGGAACATGCAAGAATGCTGAATACGTATGGAATTGATGATGTGACTGCCTTTATGACACCGTTTTATCCCAATATCAAACGAAAAATCGAGCAAAGCCATGACCGCCTTTTCGACGACACTAGTGTGCTAGGAGAGAGGAAAGTGGGGACGATATGGGAAATTCGCACGGAATGGATTACGAAGATAATAAGGTAA
- a CDS encoding DUF3841 domain-containing protein: MGNSHGMDYEDNKVTLYTSQSQEVVANLLESGRHLVKNAYIKEKYGETSQVFLQAYGWYRQHAAQIVERPPAAESAIWTFLDAKYVNHSLDSQIIKLRVPIEKIVFFRMSDWNKILNLRLLGTLEEQAAYAAQLKKYRIRYEGDVYTTGFYPHLKAELVRSWQKLFQYDQAIKEMKCLPFEDIQGGIWEIQACWIDAIF, translated from the coding sequence ATGGGAAATTCGCACGGAATGGATTACGAAGATAATAAGGTAACACTGTACACGTCTCAAAGCCAAGAGGTTGTTGCGAACCTACTCGAATCGGGCAGGCATCTAGTTAAAAATGCGTATATAAAGGAAAAGTATGGGGAGACTTCACAAGTATTCCTCCAAGCCTATGGGTGGTATCGTCAGCACGCTGCACAGATCGTTGAGCGACCGCCAGCAGCAGAGTCTGCGATCTGGACGTTTTTAGATGCGAAATATGTCAATCATTCGCTGGACTCACAAATAATTAAATTACGTGTTCCAATTGAAAAAATCGTTTTTTTCCGTATGTCTGATTGGAATAAAATTTTGAATTTGCGTTTATTGGGCACGCTTGAAGAGCAAGCGGCCTATGCTGCTCAGTTAAAAAAATATAGGATTCGTTATGAAGGCGACGTGTACACCACTGGTTTTTATCCGCATCTGAAAGCAGAACTGGTGCGCAGCTGGCAAAAGCTTTTTCAGTATGATCAAGCGATCAAAGAAATGAAATGCTTGCCGTTTGAAGATATTCAAGGGGGAATCTGGGAGATTCAAGCTTGTTGGATCGATGCAATTTTTTAA